In a single window of the Rhodoferax saidenbachensis genome:
- a CDS encoding NAD(P)H-dependent oxidoreductase produces MSDLIQKLQWRYATKKFNPTKVVPQEKVDRILEAVRLTATSSGLQPYEVFVVTSKEVRERIKPIAWNQGQITDSSHLLVFAAWDNYTADRINAMFDLVNAERGVKNEGWENYRQMLLGMYPQRDAEVNYQHAARQAYIGLGTALIAAAEEQVDATPMEGFDPKALDEILGLQARGLRSVAILPIGYRAEEGDWLVNLKKVRRPRDQFITEVA; encoded by the coding sequence ATGTCCGATCTGATCCAGAAATTGCAATGGCGCTACGCCACCAAGAAGTTCAACCCCACCAAAGTGGTGCCTCAGGAGAAGGTCGACCGCATTCTGGAAGCGGTACGCCTGACCGCCACCTCCAGTGGTCTGCAGCCCTACGAAGTGTTTGTCGTCACCAGCAAGGAAGTGCGCGAGCGCATCAAGCCCATCGCCTGGAACCAAGGGCAAATCACCGACAGCTCGCACCTGCTGGTGTTCGCCGCCTGGGACAACTACACGGCTGACCGCATCAATGCCATGTTTGACCTGGTGAATGCCGAGCGCGGTGTCAAAAACGAAGGCTGGGAAAACTACCGTCAGATGCTGCTGGGCATGTACCCCCAACGTGATGCCGAAGTGAACTACCAGCACGCTGCCCGTCAGGCCTACATCGGCCTGGGCACCGCGCTGATTGCTGCTGCCGAAGAACAAGTGGATGCCACGCCCATGGAAGGTTTCGACCCCAAGGCACTGGACGAAATTCTGGGCTTGCAAGCACGTGGCCTGCGCAGCGTGGCGATTCTGCCCATCGGCTACCGCGCTGAAGAAGGCGACTGGCTGGTGAACCTGAAAAAGGTGCGCCGCCCACGCGACCAGTTCATCACCGAAGTTGCCTGA
- a CDS encoding Crp/Fnr family transcriptional regulator — protein sequence MTTSTSGQNARDVSGLVAAIARNTEDGGLGKFLESFRWSVLDHYVKPLEMQRGHLLIAQGEHNRTLYFLESGDLKVDVKTPAGLVHLAILGPGTVVGEGSFFSNLPRNASVAVYSDCKVWEMSMPQFAALSREHPGVALALTQSLGAVLASRMLDVSKRLVVT from the coding sequence ATGACGACTTCGACCAGTGGTCAGAACGCACGCGACGTGAGTGGACTGGTTGCGGCCATCGCCCGCAATACGGAAGACGGAGGCCTGGGGAAGTTTCTCGAAAGCTTCCGCTGGAGCGTGCTGGACCATTACGTCAAACCCCTGGAAATGCAGCGCGGGCATCTGTTGATTGCCCAGGGTGAACACAATCGCACCCTGTATTTTCTGGAGTCTGGCGACCTCAAGGTCGATGTCAAAACCCCGGCTGGCCTGGTGCACCTGGCCATTCTGGGGCCGGGCACGGTGGTCGGTGAAGGCAGCTTTTTCTCCAACCTGCCACGCAACGCGTCGGTGGCGGTCTACAGCGACTGCAAGGTGTGGGAAATGAGCATGCCGCAGTTCGCGGCGTTGTCGCGCGAACATCCGGGCGTAGCCCTGGCACTGACCCAGTCGCTGGGTGCGGTGCTGGCCAGCCGCATGCTGGATGTCAGCAAGCGGCTGGTAGTGACCTAA
- a CDS encoding MFS transporter: MPSSSPATSPDLSTTHWPRVLLLWFCGLVAAMQFAKISLAFVPLQLHYAVSAASMGWVLSTAGVVGLLFGVTMGLLAPGIGYRRLLLGGLWLGAALALAQAALLPLPLFWASRVLEGASHLALVVAAPTLMAASTGPGHRSVAMGLWSTFVGAAFAISGLLLPWVLAGAGLVAVFYGHAALLALAALAVHRMVPTDALPLAPLPGVSTLLARHVAIYTHWETALPGLCFFCYTFLGLALLTFVPSLTGTDRYWMVAVLPLTGVAGTFCAGWMAQYWMPPLRLVRWAYSALAVMALGLGGCLLAGWALAIPALMLMFTAGVCCGSSYALIPYLNATSAPQALANGAVAQMGNLGSTLGPPAFALALSLWGGAGLVALVLCSAGLGLCLALWGKRQHTRRSQGA; the protein is encoded by the coding sequence ATGCCGTCTTCTTCTCCAGCCACCTCTCCCGATCTCTCCACCACCCATTGGCCGCGCGTCCTGTTGCTGTGGTTTTGCGGTCTGGTGGCGGCCATGCAATTCGCCAAGATTTCGCTGGCTTTTGTGCCGCTGCAGTTGCACTACGCCGTGTCGGCGGCCAGCATGGGCTGGGTGTTGTCCACCGCAGGCGTGGTCGGGTTGCTGTTTGGCGTGACCATGGGCCTGCTGGCACCCGGCATTGGCTACCGCCGCCTGTTGCTGGGCGGCCTCTGGCTGGGGGCTGCGCTGGCACTGGCCCAGGCGGCGCTGCTGCCATTGCCCCTGTTCTGGGCCAGCCGAGTGCTGGAAGGGGCCTCGCACCTGGCCCTGGTCGTGGCTGCCCCCACGCTGATGGCAGCCAGCACCGGGCCGGGGCACCGCTCGGTGGCCATGGGCTTGTGGAGCACTTTTGTGGGCGCAGCCTTTGCCATCAGCGGTTTGTTGTTGCCCTGGGTGTTGGCGGGAGCAGGGTTGGTGGCGGTGTTTTACGGCCATGCTGCGTTATTGGCATTAGCTGCCCTGGCCGTGCACCGCATGGTGCCCACCGATGCCCTGCCGTTGGCGCCCCTGCCCGGCGTGTCGACCCTGCTGGCACGGCATGTGGCTATCTACACCCACTGGGAGACCGCGCTGCCGGGCTTGTGTTTCTTTTGCTACACCTTCCTGGGGCTGGCTTTGCTCACCTTTGTGCCGTCTCTGACCGGTACCGACCGGTACTGGATGGTGGCCGTGTTGCCGCTGACGGGGGTCGCGGGCACGTTTTGCGCGGGCTGGATGGCGCAGTACTGGATGCCACCGCTGCGCCTAGTGCGTTGGGCCTACAGCGCCTTGGCTGTGATGGCGTTGGGTCTGGGCGGCTGCCTGTTGGCGGGCTGGGCCCTGGCCATCCCGGCCTTGATGCTGATGTTCACGGCGGGCGTTTGCTGCGGCAGCTCTTACGCCCTGATTCCTTACCTGAATGCCACCAGTGCTCCGCAGGCCTTGGCCAATGGTGCGGTGGCGCAGATGGGCAATCTGGGCTCGACGCTGGGCCCACCGGCGTTTGCGTTGGCCTTGTCGCTGTGGGGCGGGGCAGGCTTGGTGGCACTGGTGCTGTGCAGCGCCGGACTGGGTTTGTGTCTGGCCTTGTGGGGCAAACGGCAACATACACGCAGATCGCAAGGGGCATAA
- a CDS encoding peptidylprolyl isomerase, which translates to MKKQVIVSLAALALLGSFAAQAQNLAIVNGKAVPKSRMDALTQQVIRSGRPVTPEMEGQIKEEVIAREIFIQEAQARGLDATDDFKSQLDLARQSILIRELFTDYQKKSPVTDAEIQAEYDKFAAANSGKEYRARHILVEKEDQAKAIIAQLKKGGKFDVIAKKSSKDPGSGANGGDLDWANASSYVKEFSDALVALEKGKTTETPVKTQFGYHIIRLDDVRQAQLPKFEDVKPQIAQQLQQQKMAKFQEDLRAKAKIE; encoded by the coding sequence ATGAAGAAGCAAGTTATCGTCTCCCTGGCCGCGTTGGCCCTGTTGGGTTCGTTCGCCGCACAGGCACAGAACCTGGCCATCGTCAACGGCAAGGCTGTGCCCAAGTCCCGCATGGACGCCCTGACACAACAGGTGATCCGTTCCGGTCGCCCGGTGACGCCTGAAATGGAAGGCCAGATCAAGGAAGAAGTCATCGCCCGCGAAATCTTCATCCAGGAAGCGCAAGCCCGCGGTCTGGACGCCACCGATGACTTCAAAAGCCAGCTCGACCTGGCCCGCCAGTCCATCCTGATCCGTGAACTGTTTACCGACTACCAGAAGAAGAGTCCCGTCACCGACGCTGAAATCCAGGCCGAATACGACAAGTTTGCTGCGGCCAACAGCGGCAAGGAATACCGTGCCCGCCACATCCTGGTGGAAAAGGAAGACCAGGCCAAGGCCATCATTGCCCAGCTCAAAAAGGGTGGCAAGTTTGACGTCATTGCCAAGAAGTCTTCCAAAGACCCAGGTTCCGGTGCCAACGGTGGTGACCTCGATTGGGCCAACGCCAGCAGCTACGTGAAAGAGTTCTCCGATGCGCTGGTCGCTCTGGAAAAAGGCAAGACGACGGAAACTCCCGTCAAGACCCAGTTTGGTTACCACATCATCCGCCTGGACGATGTACGCCAGGCCCAGTTGCCCAAGTTTGAAGACGTGAAGCCCCAGATTGCACAACAACTGCAACAGCAAAAAATGGCCAAATTCCAGGAAGACCTGCGCGCCAAGGCAAAAATCGAATAA
- a CDS encoding BolA family protein, giving the protein MNAAVAPTAAALEQRLRERLAPEQLEVLDESWQHAGHVGANDSGVGTHFRVRIHSHLFTGKSRVARHRLVYDALQDFIDQGLHALAIETGETTPSTRPSTPEGLA; this is encoded by the coding sequence ATGAATGCGGCTGTAGCCCCCACCGCTGCAGCGCTGGAGCAGCGCCTGCGTGAACGCCTGGCGCCCGAGCAGCTCGAAGTGCTGGACGAAAGCTGGCAGCACGCTGGCCACGTCGGTGCCAACGACAGCGGCGTAGGCACCCATTTCCGGGTGCGCATCCATTCACATTTGTTTACCGGAAAGAGCCGCGTCGCACGCCATCGCCTTGTGTATGATGCGCTGCAAGATTTCATCGACCAGGGCCTGCACGCCCTGGCTATTGAGACCGGGGAAACCACCCCGTCAACCCGTCCAAGTACCCCTGAAGGATTAGCATGA
- a CDS encoding septation protein A translates to MKILLDFFPILLFFGAYKFYDIYVGTAVLMGATVLQMAVIYGMERRLQAMHKITLLLILVFGTLTLVLQDDRFIKWKPTVLYAAMSIALAVAVWVMHKNFLKLLLGSQIELPDATWHRLNIAWVIYTAFMAILNAYVVLNYSTEAWVSFKLWGYVFPLTFIIGQGLYIAPHLKAEDAPGAGPTP, encoded by the coding sequence ATGAAAATCCTTCTCGACTTCTTCCCCATCCTGCTGTTTTTCGGCGCCTACAAGTTTTACGACATCTACGTCGGAACCGCCGTGCTGATGGGCGCCACGGTGCTGCAAATGGCCGTCATCTACGGGATGGAACGCCGCCTGCAGGCCATGCACAAGATCACGCTGCTGCTGATCCTGGTGTTTGGCACGCTGACCCTGGTGCTGCAGGACGATCGCTTCATCAAGTGGAAACCCACCGTGCTGTACGCCGCCATGTCGATCGCGCTGGCGGTTGCGGTCTGGGTCATGCACAAGAACTTTCTCAAGCTGCTGCTGGGCAGCCAGATCGAACTGCCCGACGCCACCTGGCACCGGCTCAATATCGCCTGGGTGATCTACACCGCCTTCATGGCCATCCTCAATGCCTATGTGGTGCTGAACTACAGCACCGAGGCCTGGGTCAGTTTCAAGCTCTGGGGCTATGTGTTCCCGTTGACCTTCATCATCGGCCAGGGCCTGTACATCGCGCCCCACCTCAAGGCGGAAGACGCGCCTGGCGCGGGCCCGACCCCATGA